TTGTGATTGGCCGAAAAAACTGGATTTTTGCCAATACGCCTAAAGGTGCGAAAGCAAGTGCGACGATCTACAGCATCGTGGAATCCGCAAAGGCGAGCGGGTTAAATCCGTATGCATACTTGAAGTTTTTGTTCGAGCAATTGCCACAGCTTCCGAACCTTCATGATCAGGATGCTTTGAGACAACTGGCTCCGTGGTCAACGTCATTGCCGGACTCTTGCCGTGTGGCACCACCGAAGTAACACTAGCTTACCTCAGCCCTCGCCATTTGAATAGGTGTGGGCTATTTGACGCTTACAGGAGTATATCACTGAATTTGGAGAATGGATTAATAAAATGCATATGGAAGCAAGAACGGAATATTGGAGATATTTTGATTACCTTAGACCAGTGGACTGGTTAGATTCCTAAAGTATACAAAATAGAAATAGGAAGTAATTTTTGGGTAATTCTATGGTGGCGGTAACATCCGATAACACCGCATTCACGCTGCGGGCTTGCGCCCTTGGTCTGCTAGGAGAACATTCGGGGAAGCGGATTCAGGCAGACAACCCTGCGAGGCTAAGTCTGGCGACCCGGCGCTAACGCGCCTTAAGCCTCTCGGGTTCGTGAATGCAAGAACGTTATAAGAAATCGGCGAAATGATCATATAAAACAATAAACATAGGAGCATTATCCATGAGATGTCCTCATTGTAATGAAAAACTTAAAGAAATACCTTTATGTTATGGAAGTAATGCTCCGTACGTTTTTTATACAATTGATAAGAAGGAACGGGAACTGAGATTTGATTTGAATAAAGATCAATGTGTAATGGATGATAAATTCTTTTTTATTAGAGGTCATATTGAGATTCCTGTATTAGAATCAGATGATATCTTTATCTGGAGTGCATGGGTTTCATTAAGCGAAGAAAATTTTATCAAATCAACAGAACTTTGGAATTCAGAAGAAAGAATTAAAGAACCACCGTACTTTGGTTGGTTATCTACGGAGATATCTATATACTCGACACCAACATTAAACTTAAAGACGAATGTACATACAAGAAAAGTAGGATTAGTACCATTTATTGAATTAGAACCAAATGATCACCCATTGGCAATTGAACAAAGAACTGGAATAACAATGAAAAGAATACAGGAAATAACACATTTAATAATGCATAAGAAGTAATTATGAAGGTAATTCAAAGAAGTCGCCGACATCTTATAACACCGTATTCACGCGGCGGGCCTGACGGCCCTTGGTCTGCAGAGGCATTTCGGGAAGTGGATTCAGCAGACAACCCTGCGAGGCTAAGTGGCGGAGCCACCCGGCAGCTGGCGCTGCCTTAAGCCTCTCGGGTTCGTGAATACAAGAACGTTATATGAAATCCGAAGCTGGACAAGGGAGAACCCCTCCGACCTGAGCAATCATGAAGTGATTCACGACTAGGGATGAGCAGGGAGGAACGAATGAGGACGAGTAGTTAGTTGGAGCGTGGAGTGATTGTCCTCATTCTATCGGTCGTGAACCACAGATTGCTAGGTCGGCGCATAATTTCTTAATTTTTCAAGGCTCTTGTTCAAGATCGATTCTAAAAACCGTTCATGATAGTTAGTTGGACAACGTGTTACGTTGTTGTTTTGAAGTTTGTATATGAACGGTTACGAATCGATTTTTTGATTTCATTGGCGAGGAAGCTTGGAATTTCATATACAGGAACGTAAACAAGTGGCGAGCAGCGATGGTATAATATGGAGTAACCTTCCACGCAAGGGTTGCGTTATTCTAATGTTTACTCCTAAAAGCCTGCCACTTGTTAGACCTGTATATGAAATTCCAAAGAACAAAGAAGTTAATGAAATCAAAAGATGAACAAGAGCAACAAAAATTAAGAAATTATGCTGGGGTTTAGTCAGGTGGACTTCATATAACACCGTATTCACGCGGCGGTCGCTGAAGCTCCCTTGGTCTGCTGGAAGATGATTCGGAGAAGCGGAATCAGGCAGACAACCCTGCGAGGCTAAGTCTTCGACCCGGCGCTGAAGCGCCTTAAGCCTCTCGGATTCGTGAATACGAAGACGTTATGTGAAAGTCAACACGAAGTGTATCAAGAAGCAAGACCCAACCCAATCCATTGAGGTGAATATTCCCGACAAGCGAGAAGCGAGGAAGCATGAATCAGGACAAGTTTGTTGTATCGGTGCTACTCGATAGGTCCTGCTTCTAGAGGTCGGGAACATTCGAATGGATTGGGTTGGTGCATAATTCCTTAATTTCTAATGCCCTTGTTCGATCGAAAGAAGTTCATTCCTAATAGTTTGTTGACTAACGAGAATCGTTATGATTTGGTAGTATTAGGAATGAAGGGAACGATCGAATCGATTTTGATTTCATAGGCAGGGAAGCGAGGAACTTTGATACAGGATGGTTAACAAGTGACAGCCAGTGGATTGGATCATACGAGTAACCTGCCACGCCAAGATTGTCGTGCTAATGTTTACTCTGGAGGAGGTTGTCACTTGTAAAACCTGTATCTAAGTTCCAAAAACTCAAAGAAGCGAATGAAATCAAAATCGAACAAGGGCAAGGAAATTAAGGAATTATGCGGGTAGCTCAGTTGACCATCACATATCACCGTATTCACGCATCGGTCGCTGAAGCTCCCTCGGTCTGCCGGTAGATGATTCAGGGAAGTGGATTCAGGCAGACAATCCTGCGAGGCTAAGTCTCCGACCCGCCGCTCCGCGGCTTAAGCCTCTCGGATTCGTGAATACGAAGACGTTATAAGAAATCGGCGAAATGATCATATAAAACAATAAACATAGGAGCATTATCCATGAGATGTCCTCATTGTAATGAAAAACTTAAAGAAATACCTTTATGTTATGGAAGTAATGCTCCGTACGTTTTTTATACAATTGATAAGAAGGAACGGGAACTGAGATTTGATTTGAATAAAGATCAATGTGTAATGGATGATAAATTCTTTTTTATTAGAGGTCATATTGAGATTCCTGTATTAGAATCAGATGATATCTTTATCTGGAGTGCATGGGTTTCATTAAGCGAAGAAAATTTTATCAAATCAACAGAACTTTGGAATTCAGAAGAAAGAATTAAAGAACCACCGTACTTTGGTTGGTTATCTACGGAGATATCTATATACTCGACACCAACATTAAACTTAAAGACGAATGTACATACAAGAAAAGTAGGATTAGTACCATTTATTGAATTAGAACCAAATGATCACCCATTGGCAATTGAACAAAGAACTGGAATAACAATGAAAAGAATACAGGAAATAACACATTTAATAATGCATAAGAAGTAATTATGAAGGTAATTCAAAGAAGTCGCCGACATCTTATAACACCGTATTCACGCGGCGGGCCTGACGGCCCTTGGTCTGCAGAGGCATTTCGGGAAGTGGATTCAGCAGACAACCCTGCGAGGCTAAGTGGCGGAGCCACCCGGCAGCTGGCGCTGCCTTAAGCCTCTCGGGTTCGTGAATACAAGAACGTTAAGTGAAAGCCAGCCCGAAGTAAATCATGAAGAAGATCCCAACCCAATCCATCAAGAGGTTGATCCCGACCTGGGAGAAGCGAGGAAGTGTGAATCAGGACAAGTTAGTTTGATCGATGAAACACGATCAGTCCTGCTTCTAGATGTCGGGAACAACCGGATGGATTGAGTTGGGGCATAATTCCTTAATTTCTAATGCCCTTGTTCGATCAATTCAGATTCATTCCTAATAGTTAGTTGACAACCAATTCTCGGTGTTGTCTTGGAACTATTATTAGGAATGAAGGAATTGATCTAGTATTTTGATTTCATAGGCAGTGGAGCGAGGAACTTAGATACAGGATGGTTAACAAGTGACAGCCAGTAGGATGGATCATACGAGTAACCTGCCACGCCAAGATTGTCGTGCTAATGTTTACTCTAGAGGAGGCTGTCACTTGTAAAACCTGTATCTAAGTTCCAAAACACAAAGGAAGTGAATGAAATCAAAATCGAACAAGGGCAAGGAAATTAAGGAATTATGCGGGTAGCTCAGCTGGCCATCACTTAACACCGTATTCACGCATCGGGTCTGCGCCCCTCGGTCTGCAGGAAGATTTTTCGGAGTAGCGGATTCAGCAGACAACCCTGCACTGGCTAAGTCTGACGACCCGCTCGCTAACGCTCACTTAAGCCAGTGAGGGTTCGTGAATACAAGAACGTTAAGTGAAAGCCAGCCCGAAGTAAATCATGAAGAAGATCCCAACCCAATCCATCAAGAGGTTGATCCCGACCTGGGAGAAGCGAGGAAGTGTGAATCAGGACAAGTTAGTTTGATCGATGCAACTCGATCAGTCCTGCTTCTAGAAGTCGGGATCAACCGGATGGATTGAGTTGGGGCATAATTCCTTAATTTCTAATGCCCTTGTTCGATCGATTCAGTTTCATTCCTAATAGTTAGTTGACACCCGATTCTCGATGTTGTGTTGGAGGTATTAGGAATGAAGGAATCGATCTAGGATTTTGATTTCATAGGCAGTGGAGCGAGGAACTTAGATACAGGATGGTTAACAAGTGACAGCCAGTAGGATGAATCATACGAGTAACCTGCCACGCCAAGATTGTCGTGCTAATGTTTACTCTAGAGGAGTTTGTCACTTGTAAAACCTGTATCTAAGTTCCAAAACGCAAAGAAGCGAATGAAACCAAAATCGAACAAGGGCAAGGGAATTAAGGAATTATGCGGGTAGCTCAGCTGGCCATCACTTAACACCGTATTCACGCATCGGGGCTGCGCCCCTCGGTCTGCAGGAAGATTTTTCGGAGTAGCGGATTCAGCAGACAACCCTGCACTGGCTAAGTCTGACGACCCGCTCGCTAACGCTCACTTAAGCCAGTGAGGGTTCGTGAATACGAAGACGTTAGATGAAACTCGCTTAAAGAAATAATGGATTAGTTTAAGTGCCGTCGTGAGCTGAAGCTCCCGAATCAATGGAGTAATCGTAGCGAGCAAGGAAGAAAACTCAAGAAGTGATCTCCTGACGGAGGCCACGATTACTCCATTGATGATGTTACTTTTGGAAGCGAGTTCGAAGAAGCCCGCGAGCATCATCTAACACAGTATTCACGCTGCGGTCCTGACGGCCCTTGGTCTGCCAGAGGAATTTCGGAGACGTGGACTCAGGCAGACAACCCTGCGAGGCTAAGTCTTCGACCCAGTCGCTCTGCTCCTTTAAGCCTCTCGGGTTCGTGAATACAACGACGTTATACGACAGAACCTATTCGAGCACAGGGGGTGAAATCATAGAAGAGTTAATAAAAACGCAAGTTCAACAATTAATTTATTCCGGATCACCTGTGAGAGGTTATTTTATAAAGGACCTTGATCTATATGATTCAAACTTGTTTGAGAATGAACAGGTTAAGTCAAACGTAATTTTAGAGAATTGCATTATTGATAAATTGGATTTAACTATTATGCTATTTACAGAAGAAGTTATTATTCGGGATTGCTCTATTAATTCAGCAAGTTTCCATGGTACATATTTTTTCAAGGGAATAACGATAGAACGATGTGTGTTTAATGAAATCTTCTATTTCGACTGTGGAGGGCACAACGAAT
Above is a genomic segment from Paenibacillus sp. YYML68 containing:
- a CDS encoding DUF2199 domain-containing protein, with product MRCPHCNEKLKEIPLCYGSNAPYVFYTIDKKERELRFDLNKDQCVMDDKFFFIRGHIEIPVLESDDIFIWSAWVSLSEENFIKSTELWNSEERIKEPPYFGWLSTEISIYSTPTLNLKTNVHTRKVGLVPFIELEPNDHPLAIEQRTGITMKRIQEITHLIMHKK